Proteins from one Fibrobacter sp. genomic window:
- the ispG gene encoding (E)-4-hydroxy-3-methylbut-2-enyl-diphosphate synthase — protein sequence MTKFSEFPYVADRFNAVRRETVQVRVGEALIGGNAPILVQSMTTTKPKDVEKTVAETLALAAAGCGLVRITAPTFADAQGLEEVMKQVRAAGCTVPVSADIHFQPKAAFEALKWVEKVRINPGNFVDTGILTLENQTDKSFDEGKEKVAEAFTPFVQEAKRLGRAIRIGVNHGSLAARMIYRYGDTVEGMVESAMEYLAVCEAEHFDQVVLSLKSSNPRVAIAAYRMLAARIKQEGFKPYPFHVGVTEAGAGADGRLKSAAGIGALLLDGLADTIRVSLTEDPVAEVPVAQELIKACALPAAPIAYSVPVFEKDPYHYERRETVPVAISGVEIGGSSPVKVGVKADAIALTGERRNAEFALPSLSEKPIVEFKDAMDIAGFAQNPASVPAGSVFCYTGPEMVSGVRALTAALDAAGRKDPILLYAKIADNETETLRVSADIGSLVTDGLGDAVVIDGYKGAKESVLLAFDILQAAYCRRSKTNFISCPSCGRTLYDIQQVMGKIKARFGHLSDISIGIMGCIVNGPGEMADADFGYVGGGPGRITLFEGKTAVKKNIPEEDAIEELVNLIKERGRWQEP from the coding sequence ATGACCAAGTTTAGCGAATTCCCATACGTTGCCGACCGCTTTAATGCCGTCCGCAGGGAAACTGTACAAGTCCGCGTTGGCGAGGCTTTGATAGGGGGCAACGCCCCCATTTTAGTTCAGTCCATGACCACCACCAAGCCCAAGGACGTCGAGAAGACCGTTGCCGAGACTTTGGCTTTGGCAGCCGCGGGGTGTGGTCTGGTTCGCATTACCGCTCCGACCTTTGCCGATGCGCAGGGCCTCGAAGAAGTGATGAAGCAGGTCCGCGCTGCGGGCTGCACCGTGCCGGTTTCCGCCGACATCCACTTCCAGCCGAAGGCCGCGTTCGAGGCACTCAAGTGGGTGGAGAAGGTCCGCATCAATCCGGGCAACTTTGTCGACACGGGCATCCTCACGCTCGAGAACCAGACGGACAAGTCGTTCGACGAGGGCAAGGAGAAGGTCGCCGAGGCCTTTACGCCGTTCGTGCAGGAGGCCAAGCGCCTCGGTCGCGCCATCCGCATCGGCGTGAACCACGGCTCGCTCGCTGCCCGCATGATTTACCGCTACGGCGACACGGTGGAAGGCATGGTGGAAAGCGCCATGGAATACCTGGCCGTGTGCGAAGCCGAGCATTTTGACCAAGTTGTTCTAAGTTTGAAGAGCAGCAACCCGCGCGTGGCGATTGCCGCCTACCGCATGCTCGCCGCCCGCATCAAGCAGGAAGGCTTCAAGCCGTATCCGTTCCACGTGGGCGTTACCGAAGCGGGCGCGGGTGCCGACGGGCGCTTGAAGTCGGCCGCAGGTATCGGAGCCCTGTTGCTCGATGGCCTTGCCGATACGATCCGCGTGTCCTTGACCGAAGACCCGGTGGCCGAAGTCCCGGTGGCGCAGGAACTCATCAAGGCTTGCGCTTTGCCTGCCGCTCCGATAGCATACAGCGTGCCCGTTTTCGAGAAGGACCCGTACCATTACGAACGCAGGGAGACAGTTCCTGTCGCTATTTCCGGCGTGGAAATCGGCGGCAGCAGTCCGGTGAAGGTCGGCGTGAAGGCCGATGCGATTGCACTTACCGGCGAACGCCGCAATGCGGAATTTGCCCTCCCGAGCTTGAGCGAAAAGCCGATTGTTGAATTCAAGGATGCGATGGACATCGCCGGTTTCGCTCAGAATCCAGCCTCCGTGCCTGCAGGTTCCGTTTTCTGCTACACCGGCCCGGAGATGGTTTCCGGCGTGCGCGCGTTAACTGCGGCTTTGGATGCCGCCGGTCGCAAAGACCCGATTCTCCTTTATGCGAAAATTGCAGACAACGAAACGGAAACCCTCCGCGTCTCCGCCGACATCGGAAGCCTCGTGACCGACGGTCTTGGCGACGCCGTCGTTATCGACGGCTACAAGGGCGCGAAGGAAAGCGTTCTGCTCGCATTCGACATTTTGCAGGCTGCCTACTGCCGCCGCAGCAAGACGAACTTTATCAGCTGCCCGAGCTGCGGACGTACTTTGTACGACATCCAGCAGGTGATGGGCAAAATCAAGGCCCGCTTTGGCCACCTTTCGGACATCTCCATCGGCATCATGGGCTGCATCGTGAACGGCCCGGGCGAGATGGCGGACGCCGACTTCGGCTACGTGGGCGGTGGCCCCGGCCGCATTACGCTGTTCGAAGGCAAGACCGCGGTCAAGAAGAACATCCCCGAAGAGGACGCCATCGAAGAACTGGTGAACCTCATCAAGGAACGTGGCCGCTGGCAAGAACCTTAG